From a region of the Pirellulales bacterium genome:
- a CDS encoding ABC transporter permease, which translates to MNFFTFITKNLLRRRTRSVLTIIGLAVAVAAVVSLVGVATGFERSFIGMYNQREIDLVVQSAGGRTNLNNLLPESLLGKLVRVDGVKQVLGGSVDLISFTAGDQHLENLPTDLISVPINGWPLGSALYNRLRVIAGSKLQPGDTGKVMLGRELAANLQKKVGDKVPVYGAAYEVAGIFESDAVFENGAVIIPLSELQKGNGSQGKITGFTIQVKKPIDEQGLEKIRKDIEALMPGKIVAKAPTDFVESIDEIRTARAVAWITSAIALFIGAIGMLNTMVMSVFERTREIGTLRAIGWKRSRIARMVIGESLLLSIGGAIAGSLAGIALTKFLSELPNGAGIITGSVPPPVIAQGFAFAVLVGLFGAIYPALWSANLLPTEALRRK; encoded by the coding sequence ATGAACTTCTTCACTTTCATCACCAAGAATCTGCTCCGCCGTCGCACGCGCAGCGTACTGACTATTATCGGCCTGGCCGTGGCCGTGGCCGCCGTAGTGTCGTTAGTGGGGGTCGCCACTGGCTTCGAGCGATCGTTTATCGGCATGTACAACCAGCGCGAAATCGACTTGGTGGTACAAAGCGCGGGTGGCAGGACGAATTTAAACAATTTGCTTCCCGAATCTCTGTTGGGAAAGCTTGTGCGGGTGGATGGCGTGAAGCAGGTACTCGGCGGTTCGGTCGATCTGATCTCGTTCACCGCCGGAGACCAGCATCTGGAAAATCTACCGACCGACCTGATCAGTGTACCGATCAATGGTTGGCCGCTGGGCAGCGCTCTGTACAATCGCCTGCGCGTCATCGCGGGCAGTAAGCTGCAACCGGGAGATACGGGAAAGGTCATGCTCGGGCGCGAGTTGGCCGCCAATCTACAGAAAAAGGTCGGCGACAAAGTTCCGGTCTATGGCGCCGCCTACGAAGTCGCAGGCATCTTTGAAAGTGACGCGGTGTTTGAAAACGGCGCCGTCATTATCCCACTGAGCGAGCTTCAAAAGGGCAATGGCAGCCAAGGAAAAATCACCGGTTTTACCATCCAGGTGAAAAAGCCCATCGACGAACAAGGATTGGAGAAAATTCGCAAGGACATCGAAGCACTGATGCCGGGAAAGATCGTGGCCAAAGCCCCCACGGACTTCGTCGAAAGCATCGATGAAATTCGCACCGCGCGGGCGGTGGCGTGGATCACTTCCGCGATTGCGCTGTTCATCGGCGCGATCGGCATGCTCAACACGATGGTCATGTCCGTCTTTGAGCGAACCCGCGAGATCGGCACGCTGCGGGCCATCGGTTGGAAGCGATCGCGAATCGCGCGGATGGTGATCGGCGAGTCGCTGTTGTTGAGCATCGGCGGAGCGATCGCCGGGAGCCTGGCGGGAATCGCACTCACGAAGTTTCTCAGCGAATTGCCAAACGGGGCCGGAATCATAACAGGCAGCGTGCCGCCGCCGGTCATTGCCCAGGGCTTTGCCTTCGCCGTGCTGGTCGGATTGTTCGGTGCCATTTATCCTGCGCTGTGGAGCGCGAATCTATTGCCGACCGAAGCGCTGCGCCGCAAGTAG
- a CDS encoding ABC transporter ATP-binding protein: MSKYNGDGDADRGAPVLLRAENVGRTYADGEVTALAGVSVEIRQGEYVAIMGPSGSGKSTLLNLLGTLDRPTSGELYFEGQPLSRLRDLDGFRALKIGFVFQSFYLLPTLTALENVQIPMFETRLPVAERAKKAKTLLDAVSMGHRANHLPSQLSVGERQRVAIARSLANDPPLLMADEPTGNLDSKSGNDVLDLFDQLHREHGKTLIVITHSEEVAERAERIIWIRDGRIAAGREEALHQRAHA, encoded by the coding sequence ATGAGTAAATATAACGGTGATGGTGATGCCGACCGCGGCGCTCCCGTGCTGCTGCGGGCGGAAAACGTCGGACGCACTTATGCCGATGGCGAAGTGACGGCGCTGGCGGGCGTGAGCGTCGAAATTCGACAGGGAGAGTATGTCGCCATTATGGGCCCCAGCGGCAGCGGAAAATCGACCTTGCTGAATTTGCTGGGTACGCTCGACCGCCCCACCAGCGGAGAGCTGTATTTTGAAGGTCAACCACTCTCGCGACTACGCGATTTGGACGGCTTTCGTGCGCTAAAAATCGGTTTCGTGTTTCAGTCGTTCTATTTGCTGCCGACCCTGACGGCGCTCGAAAACGTCCAAATTCCAATGTTCGAGACGCGACTGCCGGTTGCCGAGCGGGCGAAGAAGGCCAAAACGCTGCTCGATGCGGTCAGCATGGGGCACCGCGCCAACCATTTGCCTTCGCAGCTTTCGGTCGGCGAGCGCCAGCGCGTGGCAATTGCCCGCTCGCTTGCCAACGATCCGCCGCTGCTGATGGCCGACGAGCCGACCGGAAACCTGGATTCAAAGTCGGGCAACGATGTGCTCGATCTGTTCGATCAACTTCATCGCGAGCACGGCAAGACTCTCATTGTCATCACCCACAGCGAAGAAGTGGCGGAGCGAGCCGAGCGCATCATTTGGATCCGCGATGGGCGGATCGCTGCCGGCCGGGAAGAAGCCCTGCACCAGCGAGCGCACGCGTGA
- a CDS encoding ABC transporter permease — translation MVFPEFVLKNVLRRKFRTVLTTVGVAVAIAAVVALLSITRGYERSSKAAYSLRGVDMVVTRAQLANHATSSLDEGIVKKIEQIPGVERVAMSLLNSVSIEGIEGGVQIMGWPVDSFAFNSLKVVGGRGLQRDDVQVVMLGTTLAEQLGKRIGDEVEIERKPYKVVGIFESNNMLEDRKALIKLSDLQEMMDQPGHVNRFEIALDKNIPNREASMLQVRKAVEGLTDEESKPLGLLAQQTKDFVEGDNQVRIAGAMAWITSAIALIVGAIGMLNTMIVSVLERTQEIGILRAIGWRKTRIIRMIMVEAFSLSIFGAAAGTLLAFALISVLTRFPVAQRFGSGQMTLDIVAIGFGMSLLVGLVGGAYPALRGASLPPTEALRYE, via the coding sequence ATGGTCTTTCCCGAATTTGTGCTGAAAAACGTCTTACGGCGCAAGTTCCGTACGGTGCTGACGACTGTCGGCGTGGCGGTTGCAATTGCCGCGGTCGTGGCCCTGCTTAGCATTACGCGCGGTTACGAACGATCGAGTAAGGCAGCATATTCGCTGCGTGGGGTCGATATGGTGGTCACCCGAGCGCAGCTAGCCAACCACGCGACGAGTTCTCTCGACGAGGGCATTGTCAAGAAAATCGAACAAATTCCCGGTGTTGAACGCGTGGCGATGTCGCTCTTGAACAGCGTCTCGATCGAAGGCATCGAAGGCGGCGTGCAAATCATGGGATGGCCGGTCGATAGCTTTGCCTTCAACTCCCTCAAAGTGGTCGGTGGACGCGGCCTCCAACGTGATGATGTCCAAGTGGTGATGCTGGGAACAACGCTTGCCGAACAACTGGGCAAGCGGATCGGGGACGAGGTCGAAATTGAACGAAAACCATACAAGGTGGTGGGAATTTTTGAAAGCAACAACATGCTGGAAGATCGCAAAGCGCTGATTAAGCTCAGCGATTTGCAGGAGATGATGGATCAGCCCGGCCATGTCAACCGGTTCGAAATTGCCCTTGATAAGAATATCCCAAATCGCGAAGCCTCGATGCTCCAAGTTCGCAAGGCGGTCGAAGGCTTAACCGACGAGGAGAGCAAGCCACTGGGCTTGTTGGCGCAACAAACCAAGGATTTTGTCGAAGGGGATAATCAGGTCCGCATCGCCGGTGCGATGGCCTGGATCACTTCGGCGATTGCCCTGATCGTGGGTGCCATCGGCATGCTCAATACGATGATCGTGTCCGTTTTGGAGAGAACTCAAGAAATTGGCATCTTGCGAGCCATCGGCTGGCGCAAGACTCGCATTATTCGAATGATCATGGTGGAGGCGTTTTCGCTCAGCATTTTTGGAGCGGCGGCCGGCACGTTGCTGGCCTTCGCGCTGATTAGCGTGTTGACCAGGTTTCCTGTGGCGCAGCGTTTTGGCAGCGGCCAGATGACCCTGGACATCGTCGCGATCGGTTTTGGGATGTCATTGCTTGTGGGCCTGGTCGGCGGCGCCTATCCGGCGCTGCGCGGAGCGAGTTTACCTCCGACGGAAGCATTGCGATATGAGTAA
- a CDS encoding tetratricopeptide repeat protein, with product MHSEHAALCADGERGRSQWEGEPIGSFRRDLPFGIFFSGTRRLAAAPMRTVPWTNRTYMIEMSMMARFSLAPIFVAICWIFFSSVMAATASAADDVQKFVAALRESHYHDTATDYLASLEHDNQISATIQQWIPYEQGVVFVESALATHDPGIRDRQLVLAQNKLRTFLEANATHDLALQAQQQLAGVLRSRAEGLLLTSAKGSASAPQARNDAGKLFDEARGLYADVAKRLRAQLDDLPKEDSRHEDLGELWLAARYYAAQSMFDLAGTRDAAEERKKMLLEAASQCDDIYARFSKRKVGVLSKLLEGQCFQKAGDATQALAAFGDLIADLPDIEPDARQLKTVAMKHALACWLQTKDYEQAIEKAVPWAKSARGAELRDPDWLEVKFSTATALKELATKERQKSKDNPNVEKYLNLARELATEVAKARNRDLQSRGRQLLAQIGLGKGISIAKTVAFAGAEIKTFDDAFEKAKEAADEISTAQMELEYVEKDPNATKKEIDDLKKSIETNEQHSFELLKRAVELADQNTDAEKLRTTFYLLGYFHYQRGEYLDAAVFGEHVARRYPDAANARACAKVAMAAFDASFRKGQQAGEDVSFEAGKLAEMADYVARKWPDQPEAAAAFSALVALYINQGEYDKAKQTLDRISPDSPGRAEAEASLGNMLWRKYLLSMAERRRTQASGESTNAADDADASSKLDSLLQEGQAALERSVEAFRKQKDVDPKALLAALSLAQIYVHVSQPDKALKLLDDGKLGPVTLLDQQNAAAQATGIPAEIYKTAMKAYVSVDPPQIDKATAAMDALEKIYAGDDEGEAKFTQLLIAVAVDLQQQLDELKRTGKSAKQSQLSAGFEQFLRRIAQRKSGTDYKTLKWIAYTYANMAESLAAGGQPSKQAVGYFQQAAKSYGEILQRATVQPNFAPKAELSGVQFELAKAQRGAGQYDEAIDHFASMLKENPNWVSVQEEAAATYQQRGASDPKYYVLAVRGGRKGDAANIWGWGVLAKKTLPNPKFQDTFLKSRYNLALCVRLDAAAHPKAEDKTKGLKNAKENIRITQKFVPSLGGDTWKPKYEKLLRDIQQALGEPEIGLKEFEGNEGTKG from the coding sequence GTGCACTCGGAACACGCCGCGCTGTGTGCCGATGGCGAACGCGGGCGTTCACAATGGGAAGGCGAGCCTATCGGGTCGTTTCGCCGTGACCTGCCGTTTGGTATTTTTTTCTCCGGCACTCGGCGTCTGGCCGCTGCACCGATGCGGACGGTCCCTTGGACGAATCGAACCTATATGATCGAGATGTCGATGATGGCACGATTTTCGCTTGCTCCGATCTTCGTCGCTATTTGCTGGATATTTTTTTCGTCGGTTATGGCGGCGACCGCTTCGGCGGCCGACGACGTGCAAAAATTTGTCGCAGCACTGCGCGAAAGCCATTACCACGATACGGCGACCGATTACCTTGCATCGCTCGAACACGACAACCAAATCTCCGCGACGATCCAACAATGGATCCCCTACGAACAAGGGGTAGTGTTTGTCGAGTCGGCGCTGGCGACCCACGATCCTGGGATTCGCGATCGGCAGCTCGTCTTGGCCCAAAACAAACTAAGAACGTTTCTGGAGGCCAATGCGACGCATGATTTGGCATTGCAAGCGCAGCAGCAACTGGCTGGGGTACTGCGAAGCCGTGCCGAAGGTCTGCTACTAACTAGCGCCAAGGGTTCCGCCAGTGCGCCTCAGGCGCGGAACGATGCCGGCAAGCTATTTGACGAAGCCCGCGGATTATATGCAGATGTCGCCAAGCGCCTGCGAGCGCAGCTCGACGACTTGCCCAAAGAAGACAGTCGTCACGAAGACTTGGGCGAATTGTGGCTTGCGGCCCGATATTACGCCGCCCAATCAATGTTCGATCTTGCCGGCACGCGCGACGCCGCCGAAGAGCGAAAAAAAATGCTGCTCGAGGCGGCCAGCCAATGCGACGACATCTACGCGCGATTTTCGAAGCGAAAAGTCGGCGTCTTATCGAAGTTGCTCGAAGGCCAATGCTTCCAAAAGGCTGGCGACGCGACGCAAGCTTTAGCCGCCTTTGGCGATTTGATCGCCGATTTGCCGGACATCGAACCCGATGCACGCCAACTCAAGACCGTGGCGATGAAGCATGCGCTCGCATGCTGGCTGCAAACCAAAGACTATGAGCAAGCGATCGAAAAAGCCGTTCCGTGGGCGAAATCCGCTCGCGGCGCCGAGTTGCGCGATCCAGATTGGCTGGAAGTCAAGTTTTCGACCGCTACTGCGCTCAAAGAACTCGCGACCAAGGAGAGGCAGAAAAGCAAAGACAATCCAAACGTGGAAAAGTACCTCAACCTGGCCCGCGAATTGGCCACCGAAGTTGCGAAGGCCAGAAACCGCGATTTGCAATCCCGCGGCCGACAGTTGCTGGCCCAAATTGGTCTTGGCAAGGGAATCAGCATTGCGAAGACCGTCGCGTTTGCCGGCGCTGAGATCAAGACATTTGACGACGCCTTCGAGAAGGCCAAAGAAGCCGCCGACGAAATCTCGACGGCGCAGATGGAGCTTGAATACGTCGAGAAAGATCCTAACGCGACGAAAAAAGAAATCGACGATCTCAAGAAGTCCATTGAAACCAACGAGCAGCATTCGTTCGAACTGCTAAAGCGAGCCGTTGAGCTAGCCGACCAAAACACCGACGCCGAAAAGCTGCGGACTACGTTCTATCTGCTTGGCTACTTCCACTACCAGCGCGGCGAGTATCTGGACGCGGCGGTCTTCGGCGAGCACGTCGCTCGAAGATATCCCGATGCGGCGAACGCGCGAGCCTGCGCCAAGGTTGCCATGGCAGCCTTCGACGCCTCGTTTCGCAAAGGTCAACAAGCCGGCGAAGATGTCTCCTTCGAGGCCGGCAAACTCGCCGAAATGGCCGACTACGTGGCCCGCAAGTGGCCCGACCAACCCGAAGCGGCAGCGGCCTTTTCCGCGCTCGTGGCGCTTTATATCAATCAGGGGGAATACGACAAGGCGAAACAGACGCTCGATCGCATCTCGCCCGATTCCCCCGGCCGTGCCGAAGCGGAGGCCTCGCTCGGCAATATGCTGTGGCGGAAATATCTATTGAGCATGGCCGAGCGGCGGCGAACTCAGGCGAGCGGCGAATCGACGAATGCCGCGGACGACGCCGACGCCAGTTCAAAACTCGACTCGCTGCTGCAAGAAGGCCAAGCCGCGTTGGAGCGGAGCGTAGAGGCGTTTCGCAAACAAAAAGACGTTGACCCCAAGGCGCTGCTTGCGGCGCTCTCGCTCGCGCAGATTTACGTTCACGTATCGCAGCCCGACAAGGCCCTGAAGCTGCTCGACGACGGCAAACTCGGCCCCGTCACGTTGCTGGACCAACAAAACGCCGCCGCGCAGGCGACCGGCATCCCGGCGGAAATCTATAAGACCGCGATGAAAGCGTATGTCAGCGTCGATCCCCCACAAATCGACAAAGCGACGGCGGCGATGGATGCGCTCGAAAAAATTTATGCCGGGGATGACGAAGGGGAAGCCAAGTTCACGCAACTGCTGATCGCCGTCGCCGTCGATTTGCAACAACAACTGGACGAATTGAAGCGCACCGGAAAAAGCGCCAAACAATCGCAACTCAGCGCTGGGTTTGAGCAGTTCTTGCGCCGCATTGCTCAGCGGAAATCGGGCACCGACTACAAAACCCTCAAGTGGATTGCCTATACCTATGCCAATATGGCCGAAAGCCTCGCCGCCGGCGGCCAGCCGTCGAAGCAAGCAGTGGGGTATTTTCAGCAGGCCGCGAAGAGCTATGGCGAGATTTTGCAGCGTGCCACCGTTCAGCCCAATTTCGCTCCCAAGGCGGAATTGTCGGGCGTGCAGTTTGAATTGGCCAAAGCCCAGCGCGGGGCGGGCCAATATGATGAGGCGATCGATCATTTTGCCAGTATGCTGAAAGAAAATCCAAACTGGGTTAGCGTCCAAGAAGAGGCCGCAGCAACCTACCAGCAGCGCGGCGCCAGCGACCCCAAATACTACGTGCTGGCCGTTCGCGGAGGACGCAAGGGAGATGCGGCAAACATCTGGGGATGGGGGGTATTAGCGAAGAAAACGCTGCCCAATCCCAAATTTCAAGATACGTTTCTTAAATCGCGTTATAACCTCGCGCTGTGCGTGCGGCTTGATGCCGCCGCGCACCCAAAGGCGGAAGACAAGACCAAGGGACTGAAGAACGCGAAAGAAAACATTCGCATTACTCAAAAATTCGTGCCGTCCCTGGGGGGAGATACCTGGAAGCCAAAATACGAAAAGTTACTCCGTGACATTCAACAAGCACTCGGCGAGCCGGAGATCGGCTTGAAGGAGTTTGAGGGAAACGAAGGAACGAAAGGCTGA
- a CDS encoding MotA/TolQ/ExbB proton channel family protein gives MAFASLTPPGEIFAQDVDPTAPEPAATPAAPAKTDSATKDEGGQSVLMFIFESLGWRYTIAFLAISFTLVALCVMNILGAKRDNIIPVGLVQNFEQYLNEKRYQEAYELTKADESFLGQMLSAGLAKLSAGYAQAIEAMQEVGEDETMKIEHRLSYVALLASVAPMVGLLGTVDGMTLAFMKIAQSGGGSPDPVALAKDISTALVTTVFGLVLAIPALILYGILKNRFQRLTLEVGIIAEQLMSRFQNVGQKKQAES, from the coding sequence ATGGCGTTTGCTTCCCTCACGCCTCCCGGGGAAATCTTCGCGCAAGATGTCGATCCCACTGCGCCCGAGCCTGCGGCAACGCCGGCGGCCCCCGCCAAGACCGACTCCGCGACGAAAGATGAAGGTGGCCAAAGCGTGCTGATGTTCATCTTCGAGTCGCTCGGCTGGCGATACACCATTGCCTTTCTGGCCATTTCCTTCACGCTGGTGGCACTATGCGTGATGAACATCCTGGGAGCTAAACGCGACAACATTATCCCTGTTGGCTTGGTGCAAAACTTTGAGCAGTACCTCAACGAAAAGCGTTACCAAGAAGCCTACGAGTTGACAAAGGCCGACGAATCGTTCCTCGGCCAGATGCTCTCGGCGGGCTTGGCGAAATTGTCGGCCGGTTATGCGCAGGCCATCGAAGCGATGCAGGAAGTGGGCGAAGATGAAACGATGAAAATCGAGCATCGTCTGAGCTATGTCGCGCTGTTGGCCTCGGTGGCTCCAATGGTCGGCTTGCTCGGCACGGTGGACGGCATGACGCTAGCCTTCATGAAAATCGCCCAATCGGGCGGCGGGTCGCCCGACCCTGTGGCACTGGCCAAAGACATTTCCACGGCGCTTGTAACCACCGTCTTCGGACTGGTGCTTGCGATTCCTGCGCTTATTCTTTACGGCATTCTCAAGAATCGCTTTCAGCGTTTGACGCTCGAAGTCGGCATCATCGCCGAACAACTGATGAGTCGTTTCCAGAACGTCGGGCAAAAAAAACAAGCGGAATCGTAA
- a CDS encoding carbohydrate-binding family 9-like protein, whose amino-acid sequence MGILGVLIITAPLVANDSLAQPTLRVPACNDFDITGRGDAAAWKQANWTVLNRRSPSAHDYATRFKMLYSPTGLYVLFDGTDQKLTAAKSADFDELWKEDVFECFFWPDERHTVYFEYEISPLGYELPILVPNLDKKFRGWRPWQYEGNRKIKKAIHIDGGEQKSGAAIQGWSAEVFIPYELLAPLSSVPPKPGSKWRANFYRCDYDGGKQSSWDWSRVGDRFHEFEKFGTLIFE is encoded by the coding sequence ATGGGCATTCTGGGAGTGCTCATCATAACAGCGCCGCTCGTGGCCAACGATTCGTTGGCGCAGCCTACGCTTCGTGTACCCGCCTGCAACGATTTTGACATTACCGGCCGCGGCGATGCGGCCGCTTGGAAACAGGCCAACTGGACTGTGCTCAACCGTCGGTCGCCGAGCGCGCACGACTACGCAACCCGCTTCAAGATGCTGTACTCTCCGACGGGTCTCTATGTGCTGTTCGACGGCACGGACCAGAAGCTGACCGCTGCGAAGTCGGCCGACTTCGACGAGCTGTGGAAAGAGGACGTCTTCGAATGCTTCTTTTGGCCCGATGAACGGCACACGGTCTACTTCGAGTACGAAATCTCCCCTTTGGGCTACGAGTTGCCGATCCTCGTGCCGAACCTCGACAAGAAATTTCGCGGATGGCGGCCTTGGCAATATGAAGGGAATCGCAAGATCAAGAAAGCCATCCACATCGACGGTGGCGAGCAGAAATCGGGCGCCGCGATTCAAGGCTGGTCCGCCGAAGTGTTCATCCCTTACGAGTTGCTGGCGCCTCTTTCAAGCGTGCCGCCAAAACCGGGATCGAAGTGGAGAGCCAACTTCTACCGCTGCGACTACGACGGTGGCAAGCAATCGAGTTGGGATTGGTCTCGCGTGGGGGACAGATTTCACGAATTCGAGAAATTTGGCACTTTGATTTTTGAATAG
- a CDS encoding amidohydrolase family protein, with amino-acid sequence MNLNRLRLSVAVIVCSLCALPLSAEDDIKDLKLKDWKPTSMLKAKVSRIHRPAFPVIDVHNHLGGGKKKLTPEQVQKYLNALDEAGVQTVVDLDGMWDDTLKETLAALDEAHPGRFLTFAQINFNGIDNDDWSQRETKRLKASFAAGAKGLKFHKSLGLTIRYQDGRLMPVDDPKLDPIWKLCGEMHKPIMIHVADPAAFFTPLDQYNERWHELNSHPDWLFYGDKFPSRDEILAQRNRAIAKHPETTFIGAHVGNNSEDLATVGKWLDMYPNFYVDIDARISELGRQPYTARKFLIKYQDRVMFGTDTSPNVEAYRIYYRFLETDDEYFDCAASHHLQGFWMIYGVDLPKEVLEKIYRTNAIKVLGLKS; translated from the coding sequence ATGAATCTGAATCGCCTCCGACTGTCCGTTGCTGTCATCGTTTGTTCGCTGTGCGCCTTGCCGCTCTCTGCTGAAGACGACATCAAAGACCTCAAGCTGAAGGATTGGAAGCCCACATCGATGCTCAAGGCCAAGGTCTCGCGCATTCACCGGCCCGCCTTTCCGGTAATCGATGTCCATAATCATCTGGGGGGCGGGAAGAAAAAGTTAACTCCCGAACAGGTACAGAAGTATCTCAACGCCCTCGACGAAGCCGGCGTGCAAACCGTCGTCGATCTTGACGGCATGTGGGACGACACGCTCAAAGAGACGCTGGCGGCACTCGATGAGGCTCATCCTGGCCGGTTCCTCACCTTTGCACAAATCAATTTCAACGGCATCGACAACGACGATTGGTCGCAGCGCGAAACCAAGCGGCTCAAGGCCAGCTTTGCCGCTGGCGCCAAAGGTCTGAAATTTCACAAGAGTCTTGGGTTAACGATTCGCTATCAGGACGGCCGCCTGATGCCGGTCGACGACCCCAAACTCGACCCCATTTGGAAACTGTGCGGCGAAATGCATAAGCCGATTATGATCCATGTGGCCGACCCGGCCGCGTTTTTCACGCCTCTCGACCAATACAATGAGCGTTGGCACGAACTCAATTCACATCCCGATTGGCTGTTTTACGGCGACAAATTTCCTTCGCGCGACGAGATTCTGGCCCAACGCAACCGCGCGATCGCCAAGCACCCAGAAACCACGTTCATCGGCGCCCACGTCGGCAATAATTCCGAGGACTTGGCCACGGTCGGCAAGTGGCTCGATATGTATCCGAATTTTTACGTCGATATCGACGCAAGAATTTCCGAACTCGGCCGCCAGCCTTATACGGCCCGCAAATTCCTGATTAAGTACCAAGACCGCGTGATGTTCGGAACCGACACGTCGCCGAATGTCGAAGCCTACCGCATTTATTACCGTTTTCTGGAGACCGACGACGAATACTTCGACTGTGCAGCCTCACACCACCTCCAAGGCTTTTGGATGATTTACGGCGTCGATTTGCCCAAAGAAGTGCTGGAGAAAATCTATCGCACGAACGCGATCAAAGTGCTGGGGCTTAAATCGTAG